The genomic window GGCCGTCCATCATGGCTTTTTCTTCATCGCTCAGGTACATGACCTGTGTCTCCGTTCTTGTGTGGTCGTGGGAGGCCGGCCCGTGCCGGCCCTGCTAGCCCGGTGAAGGCGTAGGCGTAGGCACGTGCCCGCCGATGTCGCGCGCAATGGTCAGCGCAATGTCGTGCAGGCGCGGTGCCAGTTCGTTGCGCAGGCGCTCTTCGGTGAACACGAAAGCCGCGCCGCCGCCGTTGAGCGACATCACTTCGCCGTCGGGCCCGATGAGGGGCACCGACACCGAATTGATCTCGCGGTGAAACTCGCCGAGCGAGAGGCAATAGCCCAGCCGCCGGGCTTCGCCGATGGCGCGAGTCATGCCGGGCGCAATGCTGTCCCACTCGGGACCGCGCAGGAGGCGCATCGAATCGATGAGCTGGTTGCGCTGCGCCTCGGGCAGTGCCGAAAGGTACGCACGGCCCAGGGCCGAATTGGCCAGCGGCGCGCGAGAGCCCACGTCGAGCCGGGCCGACAGCATCGACGAGCGCGGCCGACAAGCCTCGATCAGCACCATCTCCATGCCGTCGCGTATGGCCAGGTAGACCGAGGCGCCCACCTCCTCCGCCATGGCCTGCATGCTGGGCCGCGCCGCGGCGCGCACGTCGAGGCTGCCCAGGAACACGCGCGACAGCGACACCACGCCAGGGCCGAGCATGAAGCGGTCGGCCACCTGCGCGGCCTTGAGCATGCCCATGGAGAGCAGCGTGGCGACGAGCCGGTTGACCGTGGGCCGAGGAATACCGGTCATGCGCGCGATGTCTGCATGGCCCAGCACGGGGCGCTCTTCGCTGAAGCAGCGCAGCACCGAGATGCCGCGCTCCAGCGCGCTCACGGTGTCGGAGCGGTCGCCGCGCGCATCGGCGGCCTCCGATGCGGAAAAAGAGGTGTCGTTTTTGTCAGTGGACATGGAAGAACCCGTTGCAAGACTCAGGACTGTGCAATGTAGAGGCTCGCGGGAAAGGTCGACCGGGCTCATGGCAAGACATTCA from Variovorax paradoxus includes these protein-coding regions:
- a CDS encoding IclR family transcriptional regulator — encoded protein: MSTDKNDTSFSASEAADARGDRSDTVSALERGISVLRCFSEERPVLGHADIARMTGIPRPTVNRLVATLLSMGMLKAAQVADRFMLGPGVVSLSRVFLGSLDVRAAARPSMQAMAEEVGASVYLAIRDGMEMVLIEACRPRSSMLSARLDVGSRAPLANSALGRAYLSALPEAQRNQLIDSMRLLRGPEWDSIAPGMTRAIGEARRLGYCLSLGEFHREINSVSVPLIGPDGEVMSLNGGGAAFVFTEERLRNELAPRLHDIALTIARDIGGHVPTPTPSPG